Proteins co-encoded in one Maridesulfovibrio ferrireducens genomic window:
- a CDS encoding DUF4139 domain-containing protein: protein MLKKIMLFIFMILITSSGHAVASNDRVVFYPSGADISRLIHADITAGNNVDSFGRTVTFILPGQALPDTFSITPVTKEVVINDVSWTRDDLTLSPAAVDLGKKIDLLKSKLMAVKAQIKAVEGGILFWNERGKIQQTKVGEVDKIADLVVSNLTRLYNQSVKLESQSKDISSLINELNRKIKEISGPGKSRWIVKVSVAASGNKSADFKINYMLRNCGWRPKYKLDGYPDQKKVEFSFDAEIWQSSGMDFKNFNVALATVKERSRIYPPELRRWKIAPKRPDMPEPAKYARSMKVMESSVQMNDAVAANAPLQIKKSTYSIWELGTKTIVAGPARKYAISNESWDAEYSFLSRPSATPDVFVSAKMKLIDAKDFPTGQALVLMEGAMIGKMKFSFFGKDKTLFFGADPLLKAERKTLEKYSGEKGVFGSKQTYNWKYLITLSNSRKNPVMIKVQEPAPFTGDKRIKLSDSAEPKAVVKDNNFEWDITVPASQKAEVQYGVDLNAPEDMIIDFGLGR from the coding sequence TTGTTAAAAAAAATAATGCTGTTTATTTTTATGATTTTGATAACATCAAGCGGACATGCTGTTGCTTCGAACGATAGAGTCGTTTTCTATCCTTCCGGTGCGGATATTTCAAGATTGATTCATGCTGATATAACAGCAGGGAATAATGTTGATAGCTTTGGGCGGACTGTAACATTTATTCTGCCGGGGCAGGCTCTGCCGGATACATTTTCAATTACACCTGTAACGAAAGAGGTCGTAATTAATGATGTTTCTTGGACTCGGGATGATTTGACCCTGTCTCCTGCGGCTGTCGATCTTGGAAAAAAAATTGATTTGCTTAAATCAAAATTGATGGCAGTAAAAGCTCAAATTAAAGCTGTTGAAGGTGGTATTCTTTTTTGGAATGAAAGAGGTAAAATTCAACAAACTAAAGTCGGTGAAGTTGATAAGATTGCTGATCTAGTCGTTTCAAATCTTACAAGGTTATATAATCAATCTGTAAAATTAGAATCACAAAGTAAGGATATTTCATCTCTGATAAATGAGTTGAATAGAAAGATTAAGGAAATTTCCGGGCCGGGCAAAAGTCGCTGGATTGTTAAAGTATCAGTGGCTGCAAGCGGTAATAAAAGTGCAGATTTCAAAATTAATTACATGCTTCGAAATTGCGGATGGAGACCTAAATATAAGCTTGACGGGTATCCTGACCAGAAGAAAGTTGAGTTCTCATTTGATGCTGAAATATGGCAGTCCAGCGGAATGGATTTCAAGAATTTTAATGTAGCACTTGCAACAGTTAAAGAACGTTCCAGAATTTATCCCCCTGAATTACGTCGTTGGAAGATAGCTCCGAAGCGTCCAGATATGCCGGAACCGGCTAAGTATGCACGTTCAATGAAGGTTATGGAATCATCTGTTCAAATGAATGATGCTGTAGCTGCAAATGCACCTTTACAAATTAAAAAATCAACTTATTCAATATGGGAACTTGGCACTAAGACTATCGTTGCCGGACCTGCGCGAAAGTATGCAATTTCAAATGAAAGCTGGGATGCTGAGTATTCTTTCCTGTCGCGACCTTCGGCGACTCCTGATGTTTTTGTTTCTGCTAAAATGAAACTCATTGACGCAAAAGATTTCCCCACAGGGCAGGCATTGGTATTAATGGAAGGAGCTATGATAGGGAAAATGAAATTTTCCTTTTTTGGTAAGGATAAAACATTATTCTTCGGGGCTGATCCTTTGCTTAAGGCAGAACGCAAAACTCTTGAGAAGTATTCAGGAGAAAAAGGAGTGTTTGGATCAAAGCAGACATATAATTGGAAGTATCTAATAACCTTGTCTAATTCCAGAAAAAATCCGGTTATGATAAAAGTTCAGGAACCGGCTCCATTTACCGGTGATAAGCGGATCAAGCTAAGTGATTCGGCTGAGCCTAAAGCTGTCGTCAAAGATAATAATTTTGAGTGGGATATAACTGTTCCAGCGAGCCAAAAGGCAGAAGTTCAATACGGTGTAGACTTGAATGCGCCAGAGGATATGATAATTGATTTTGGACTTGGCAGATAA